The Candida dubliniensis CD36 chromosome 2, complete sequence genome contains a region encoding:
- a CDS encoding hypothetical transmembrane protein, conserved (6 probable transmembrane helices predicted by TMHMM2.0 at aa 35-54, 64-81, 88-110, 130-149, 156-178 and 250-272), producing MNIQETIAKYPYCAVNLSASLLLGVAHFLRKDYHLGLLASWNLLILLCTPIQSLNLKNSLVCDSQIALIFLTSIVISYTVLKEENRKSLFSRYTYVSSFIIILISVVTFIPDRMLLSSLSTIYDRIKFDHIYIALTLIYAVDAITKFTFTSDFSSILIQGIWAYNAIIIIISMWFIIYSKDTLFSILKILEKEDGQNISFVTSFIISSISQLENDYQLCSQGETALETCLNERHTDNLQSYFLIVKIMVTNCWSILNLVSFVLIPSLVSFIYKRRQLLSDLKQYDAKVDSVV from the coding sequence ATGAATATACAAGAGACTATAGCTAAATATCCATACTGTGCAGTGAACCTTTCAGCGTCATTGTTATTGGGAGTGGCTCATTTTTTGCGCAAGGACTACCATTTGGGCCTTTTGGCATCTTGGAACttgttaatattattatgtaCGCCAATACAGtcattgaatttaaagaatTCACTAGTGTGTGATTCACAAATTGCGTTGATATTTTTAACTTCAATAGTAATTTCCTACACTGTcttgaaagaagaaaatcgAAAATCATTGTTTAGCAGATACACGTATGTGCTGTCATTTATAATCATCTTGATTTCTGTTGTGACCTTTATTCCAGATCGCATGTTGTTGAGTTCATTGTCAACTATTTATGATAGAATAAAGTTTGATCATATCTACATAGCATTGACCTTGATTTACGCTGTGGATGCCATCACGAAGTTTACTTTTACATCagatttttcatcaatattgaTCCAGGGAATATGGGCATATAAtgcaattattattataatttctATGTGGTTTATCATTTACAGCAAAGACACTTTATTTagtattttgaaaatattagaAAAGGAAGATGGTCAGAATATTTCATTTGTGACTTCTTTTATCATATCAAGTATTAGCCAGTTGGAAAATGACTATCAATTGTGTTCACAAGGGGAGACAGCATTGGAGACATGCTTAAATGAAAGACATACGGATAATTTACAATCTTATTTCTTAATTGTTAAAATTATGGTCACAAATTGTTGGAGTATTCTAAATTTGGTTTCGTTTGTATTGATTCCAAGTTTggtttcatttatttataagAGAAGGCAACTATTAAGTGACCTTAAACAGTATGATGCAAAAGTGGATTCTGTAGTATAA
- a CDS encoding methylamine oxidase, putative (unknown EC_number=1.4.3.6;~Similar to Pichia angusta AMO), translating into MERLSQLAIQTTNSSAAPAAPGHPLDPLSPAEIKSVSNIVKSKFPEKSINFNTVTLKEPIKRAYYEWKEKNGPLPPRLAYYVVVADGDSGVHEGLVDIGAQELIEIKHTNGVQPILTPYDLQVTEEIIRNDPEVQKQCELSGVPPNSMHQIYCDAWTIGYDERWGASRRLQQALVYWRSHEDDSQYSHPLDFCPIVDMNAKKVVFIDIPQRRRKVSKHKHSSFHPKHVTDKYGTKENPSGYRQDDFPINITQPEGVSFKLDNHIMSWSNFKFHIGFNYREGIVLSDITYNDHGNVRPLFHRISLCEMVVPYGAPDFPHQRKHALDIGEYGAGNMTNPLALGCDCKGVIHYLDGHVVDRSGDAATIRNAICIHEEDDGVLFKHSDFRDDFQTTVTTRGKKLIISQIFTAANYEYCVYWILRQDGTIKLEIRLTGILNTFICADDEDIGPWGTVVYPNVNAHNHQHLFSLRIHPRIDGDNNSAATSDAKPSPFPTGSTQNMYGNAFYCEKTTFKTVKESITNFESATARTWDMYNPSSVHKYSGKPATYKLWSTFCSPLLAQEGSLVRKRAPWAASHTQVVPYVDDKLGYGRLYPSGDHVPQWSGDGLRGMREWIGDGTDKVENTDILLFHTFGITHFPAPEDFPVMPTEIFDLQLRPRNFHTENPVLDVKPSYARTTSEVKAGAKGVDTCTLNVDKSSRLAFDDGSCCKK; encoded by the coding sequence ATGGAGAGATTATCGCAATTAGCTATTCAAACCACAAATTCAAGTGCTGCTCCTGCTGCACCTGGGCATCCTTTGGATCCGTTGTCCCCTGCTGAAATTAAATCAGTTTCCAATATTGTTAAATCCAAATTTCCtgaaaaatcaatcaacttTAATACTGTTACTTTGAAAGAGCCAATCAAGAGAGCTTACTATGAAtggaaagagaaaaatGGTCCTTTGCCACCACGTTTGGCTTattatgttgttgttgcagaTGGTGATTCAGGAGTACATGAAGGTCTTGTTGACATTGGTGCCCAAGAACTTATTGAAATAAAGCATACCAATGGTGTTCAACCTATCTTAACTCCTTATGATTTGCAGGTAactgaagaaattattagaaatgACCCAGAAGTTCAAAAACAATGTGAGTTGAGTGGGGTTCCACCTAATTCAATGCACCAAATTTATTGTGATGCTTGGACTATCGGATACGATGAAAGATGGGGTGCTTCAAGAAGGTTGCAGCAAGCATTGGTATACTGGAGATCACATGAAGATGACTCCCAATACTCACATCCTTTGGATTTCTGTCCAATTGTGGACATGAATGCTAAAAAAGTTGTCTTCATTGATATTCcacaaagaagaagaaaagtttCCAAACACAAGCATTCGAGTTTCCATCCAAAACACGTTACTGACAAATATGGTACCAAGGAAAACCCTTCTGGGTATAGACAAGATGATTTCCCAATCAACATTACGCAACCTGAAGGTgtttcatttaaattagaCAATCACATCATGTCTTGGTCCAACTTCAAATTTCATATTGGTTTCAACTACCGTGAAGGTATTGTTTTGAGTGATATTACCTACAATGACCATGGCAATGTGAGACCACTTTTCCACCGTATTTCCCTTTGTGAAATGGTGGTTCCATATGGTGCTCCTGATTTCCCACATCAAAGAAAACATGCCCTTGATATTGGTGAATACGGTGCTGGTAATATGACTAACCCATTGGCTTTAGGTTGTGACTGTAAAGGTgttattcattatttagATGGTCATGTTGTTGACAGAAGCGGTGATGCAGCTACCATCAGAAATGCCATCTGTATTCATGAAGAGGATGATGGTGTGTTATTCAAGCATTCCGATTTTAGAGATGATTTTCAAACTACCGTTACTACCAGAggtaaaaaattgataatctCTCAAATCTTCACGGCCGCCAATTATGAATATTGTGTTTATTGGATTCTTAGACAAGACGGTACCATCAAATTAGAAATCAGATTGACTGGTATTTTAAATACATTTATTTGtgctgatgatgaagacATTGGCCCATGGGGTACTGTTGTTTATCCAAATGTCAATGCTCATAACCATCAACATTTGTTCTCTTTGAGAATACATCCAAGAATTGACGGGGATAACAACTCTGCTGCTACAAGTGATGCCAAACCTTCTCCATTCCCTACAGGTTCTACCCAAAACATGTATGGTAATGCATTCTATTGTGAAAAGACTACATTTAAAACTGTCAAGGAATCGATCACCAACTTTGAAAGTGCCACCGCTAGAACTTGGGACATGTATAATCCAAGCTCTGTCCACAAATATTCGGGCAAGCCTGCAACTTATAAATTGTGGTCTACTTTCTGCTCGCCATTATTGGCTCAAGAAGGTTCGTTGGTTAGAAAGAGAGCACCATGGGCTGCTAGTCATACTCAAGTTGTGCCTTACGTTGATGATAAACTTGGTTATGGTAGATTGTATCCTTCGGGTGATCATGTTCCTCAATGGAGTGGTGATGGATTAAGAGGTATGAGAGAATGGATTGGTGACGGTACtgataaagttgaaaaCACTGATATATTGTTGTTCCATACTTTTGGTATTACCCATTTCCCAGCCCCAGAAGATTTCCCAGTTATGCCAACGGAAATTTTCGATTTACAATTAAGACCAAGAAATTTTCATACCGAAAACCCGGTATTGGATGTGAAGCCATCATATGCTAGAACAACTTCTGAAGTTAAAGCTGGTGCTAAAGGCGTCGATACTTGCACTTTGAATGTTGACAAATCTTCTAGATTAGCCTTTGATGATGGCTCTTGTTGTAAAAAATAA
- a CDS encoding phospholipase, mitochondrial precursor, putative: MKVPLATFANPFGYTTIRHSWILPYKFLRLFSTSPALRSTKEPTPQTVKHKVRWFYASDVPISKPEWYKYEKVKEPESFIPFSEYDSKQLEREFSKTERNLIEVNEDKLFQVDLKSLELSPIYWDGPIYEVRRGLWFSSDGMPLKAEITKEIEDGFQKLKPYTYENANEEYKKTTKSNKEKISAFNKLKQGSQTETKVDLDKQKDVIRLSNGELVLYFNKDQAVIFPGDYDSEFQIDVIRYFGPKPVSLLGVNHIQRGYSEELKESFFDKLSKTNPLPGISDAFKEDFGSIIGGEKESNKSSEDEMSDVNDLDDINMQKYLESDYDLETSKLKSNREIDHLVLCIHGIGQVLGTKYESVNFTHSINVLRNTMKSVFEQNEECQKLAGEHNRTNNRVQVLPISWRHRIDFNPQQEFDAQSPSRLPTLSQINVEGISALRDVVGDVVLDVLLFYQPRYLKEIITTVTSELNRVYKLYLKRNPDFKGKVHILGHSLGSAIAFDILSQQSGSLDGPLDINKDLAFDVDSLFLVGSPVGMFKLLEEKGIVGRGYKSSVPSQDDTFASPKCVNLYNIFHPCDPVAYRIEPLVSPSFGDFKPVDIEFAVKGLNTQFKELSNFGDELSEKISSATKWLTSSKSDGTEKTVEEKANKENALGDIIKGVVMPEDTSQDHKGLKKKIISGQALSKMTSLNMTGRMDYSLPLGVFDVSLVSAISAHVSYFDDVNTAGFILKELLTNRSTSVEETTVALKK, from the coding sequence ATGAAGGTTCCGTTAGCCACTTTTGCAAATCCATTTGGGTATACTACTATCAGACATTCGTGGATTTTACCGTACAAGTTTTTGAGGTTATTCTCGACGTCTCCAGCTTTGCGTTCGACTAAAGAACCTACACCGCAAACAGTTAAACATAAAGTCCGATGGTTTTATGCGCTGGACGTTCCCATTTCTAAGCCTGAATGGTACAAGTACGAGAAAGTCAAAGAACCAGAATCTTTTATACCATTTTCAGAATATGACTCCAAACAGCTTGAACGTGAATTCTCGAAAACAGAACGCAATCTTATTGAAGTAAACgaagataaattatttcaGGTTGATTTAAAGAGTCTAGAATTATCACCCATATACTGGGATGGGCCAATTTACGAAGTGCGCAGAGGATTATGGTTCAGTTCAGATGGAATGCCGTTGAAAGCGGAGATAactaaagaaattgaagatggATTCCAGAAATTGAAACCGTATACTTACGAAAACGCAAACGAAGAGTACAAAAAGACGACCAAAAGTAATAAGGAGAAGATTTCTGcattcaacaaattgaagCAAGGTCTGCAAACAGAGACAAAGGTTGATTTAGATAAACAAAAGGATGTCATCAGATTGAGTAATGGCGAACTAGTGTTGTACTTTAACAAAGATCAAGCGGTGATATTTCCTGGAGATTATGATTCTGAGTTCCAAATCGATGTAATTCGTTATTTTGGACCAAAGCCAGTTTCGTTGTTGGGAGTTAACCACATTCAGCGTGGATACTCAGAAGAACTTAAGGAATCATTTTTTGACAAATTATCCAAAACAAATCCTCTACCGGGAATATCAGATGCATTTAAAGAAGACTTTGGTTCCATCATTGGAGGGGAGAAGGAGTCTAACAAAAGCAGTGAGGATGAAATGAGTGATgttaatgatttagatGACATTAACATGCAGAAGTATTTGGAATCCGACTACGATTTAGAAACctcaaaattaaaatcaaatcgTGAAATAGACCATTTGGTTTTGTGCATTCATGGAATTGGACAAGTTTTGGGAACTAAATATGAATCTGTTAACTTTACACACAGTATAAATGTGTTGAGGAACACAATGAAAAGTGTTTTTGAACAAAATGAGGAATGCCAGAAGTTGGCAGGAGAGCACAATCGCACTAACAACCGAGTTCAGGTCTTGCCCATTTCATGGAGGCATCGTATTGATTTCAATCCTCAGCAAGAGTTTGACGCTCAGCTGCCTTCTAGATTACCGACATTATCGCAGATAAATGTGGAAGGTATTCTGGCATTGCGGGATGTTGTCGGCGATGTAGTGTTGGATgtgttattgttttatcAGCCTAGATATTTGAAAGAGATAATTACAACGGTAACTTCAGAATTGAATCGTGTATACAAACTATATCTTAAAAGAAATCCAGATTTCAAAGGAAAGGTACATATTTTGGGGCATTCTTTAGGTTCAGCGATTgcttttgatattttatcTCAGCAAAGTGGTTCGTTGGATGGGCCACTTGACATTAACAAAGACTTGGCTTTCGATGTTGACAGTTTATTTCTAGTCGGTTCTCCAGTTGGTATGTTCAAATTGTTGGAAGAAAAGGGTATTGTTGGAAGAGGCTACAAAAGTTCTGTACCCTCACAAGACGATACTTTCGCCTCCCCTAAATGTGTGAATTTGTACAACATCTTTCATCCGTGTGATCCAGTTGCATATAGAATCGAGCCCTTGGTCTCACCGTCATTTGGAGATTTTAAACCCGTCGATATTGAATTTGCAGTAAAGGGACTTAATACTCAATTCAAGGAATTGTCAAATTTCGGAGATGAGTTATCGGAGAAGATTTCATCTGCAACAAAATGGTTAACTTCCAGTAAAAGCGATGGAACTGAGAAAActgttgaagaaaaagcaaATAAGGAAAATGCCCTTGGTGATATAATCAAGGGAGTTGTAATGCCCGAGGATACCAGCCAAGATCATAAAGggttgaagaaaaaaattattctGGGGCAAGCTTTGTCCAAAATGACAAGCTTAAATATGACTGGAAGGATGGATTACAGCTTACCTCTTGGTGTTTTTGATGTTTCATTGGTGTCGGCCATCAGTGCCCATGTCTCATACTTTGATGATGTAAATACTGCTGGATTTATTTTAAAGGAATTATTGACTAACAGAAGTACCCTGGTAGAAGAAACAACTGTTGCATTAAAGAAGtaa
- a CDS encoding hypothetical transmembrane protein, conserved (6 probable transmembrane helices predicted by TMHMM2.0 at aa 88-110, 297-319, 394-411, 431-450, 463-485 and 505-527), with product MDLELTTFSSRNMTGSSSTNDSIDSAIEFHFPQHNSWKSRIKHCFYLIWTGPSEPRDEPAPQIASLDFLESIPDKFRERISSRYRKALFIFYILFWFGLCYNILVPYFTVPPHISTDLNMHIYTLSCASSQEFWKGKNGACGLNGSLCPEIINMENQKNIENDILIRCPALCDRSSWTYSLIPIGDQRIKYRGYYIGGGDKVTKEIDDDQITNPYRADSYPCGAGVHAGVISPFWGGCARMSYKSGEQSYFKASKGYYGVSDSIEFSSFFKFSFIFKNLKLGGKVTFDQCYDPRLIILLINIILGIPVVYLASGSVAYWTISIVGFWTICLATDPPVDVDPNKATDFSRLLSVAMERFLPSCCVLFVLWHVSAKRTLSDLPLNSNTKISYMSRILLWYPLFWLGVLNNMTFDRLPVDRLTISDLKEQPGALLAVGSIILTITTCAFIQAYKIWLSGRFKKYLFVYSLFILGLVFLAQLPGLTLRVHHYILAMLLIPGCATRGRTALMFQGILLGLFLSGAARWGLAAIVETAESLRRDDPRGNIIPPIFTGYNNATGILEWTSIPAELELTKIKSKLYEKYSSISLLVNDIERFVGNKAKSINLKELLTSSNELAEEIKRALVDGVKDENGDIVVYLRIGRKIPNTHYYSDFSNAATLKWPSGELKLPLPGIT from the coding sequence ATGGATTTGGAACTAACAACATTTTCCTCACGTAACATGACGGGATCATCTTCTACCAATGATTCAATCGATTCAGCAATTGAGTTTCACTTCCCACAACACAATTCTTGGAAGTCAAGGATAAAACATTGTTTTTACTTGATATGGACTGGCCCCTCGGAACCAAGAGATGAACCAGCTCCCCAAATAGCGTCTTTAGATTTTTTAGAGAGTATTCCAGATAAGTTTAGAGAGAGAATATCGTCACGATATCGAAAGGCCTTATTCatattttatattctaTTTTGGTTTGGATTATGCTACAATATATTAGTACCATATTTTACAGTCCCGCCACATATATCAACTGACCTTAACATGCATATTTATACTTTATCTTGCGCATCACTGCAAGAGTTTTGGAAGGGGAAAAACGGTGCTTGTGGCTTGAATGGACTGTTGTGTCCagaaattataaatatggagaatcaaaaaaacattgaaaatgatattttaataaGGTGTCCTGCCTTGTGTGACCGGTCAAGTTGGACATATTCTTTAATTCCAATCGGAGATCAAAGAATCAAGTATCGTGGGTATTACATTGGGGGTGGAGACAAAGTCACCAAGGAAATAGACGATGACCAAATTACAAACCCTTACCGAGCCGACTCTTATCCATGTGGTGCAGGCGTTCACGCAGGTGTGATATCACCATTTTGGGGAGGCTGTGCCAGGATGTCATATAAAAGTGGAGAACAATCGTATTTTAAAGCAAGTAAAGGTTACTACGGGGTGAGTGATTCAATAGAATTTTcctcttttttcaaattttccttcatctttaaaaatttaaagCTTGGTGGGAAAGTTACATTTGATCAATGCTACGATCCTAGATTGATAATTCtattaatcaatataattttgGGAATACCTGTTGTTTATCTTGCCAGTGGATCTGTGGCTTATTGGACAATTAGTATTGTGGGCTTTTGGACTATATGTTTGGCAACTGATCCGCCAGTAGATGTTGACCCCAATAAGGCTACAGATTTTTCTCGGTTGTTGTCAGTGGCCATGGAAAGATTCTTACCATCATGTTGTGTATTGTTTGTGTTGTGGCACGTTTCTGCGAAACGTACTTTATCTGATTTACCTTTAAATTCCAATACCAAAATTTCTTATATGAGTAGAATCCTTTTATGGTATCCTTTATTTTGGCTTGGCGTACTTAACAATATGACTTTTGATAGATTGCCAGTGGACAGGTTAACTATAAGCGATTTGAAAGAGCAACCAGGTGCATTATTGGCCGTTGGATCGATAATTCTTACAATTACCACTTGTGCTTTTATTCAAGCATATAAGATTTGGCTATCAGGAAGATTCAAAAAgtatttgtttgtttattcGTTGTTTATTCTTGGATTGGTGTTTTTGGCACAACTACCTGGATTGACTTTGCGGGTTCATCACTACATACTAGCAATGCTATTGATTCCTGGATGTGCAACTCGCGGAAGGACTGCTCTAATGTTCCAAGGAATATTACTAGggctttttctttctggTGCCGCCCGATGGGGATTAGCAGCCATTGTTGAAACAGCAGAATCCTTACGACGAGATGATCCTAGAGGAAATATTATTCCTCCTATCTTTACTGGATACAATAATGCTACTGGGATATTGGAATGGACCAGCATACCAGCAGAACTCGAACtaaccaaaatcaaatcgaAATTGTATGAAAAATACAGTTCAATATCGCTTTTGGTTAATGACATAGAAAGGTTTGTTGGCAATAAAGCAAAGTCCATCAATTTAAAGGAGTTGCTCACAAGTTCCAATGAGTTAGcagaagaaattaaacGAGCATTGGTTGACGGTGTGAAAGATGAGAATGGCGACATAGTGGTGTATTTAAGAATTGGTCGGAAAATTCCCAATACGCACTATTATAGTGATTTCTCCAATGCGGCTACATTAAAATGGCCGAGCGGTGAGTTGAAACTACCTCTTCCTGGAATAACATAG
- a CDS encoding ribonucleoside-diphosphate reductase large chain 1, putative (Similar to S. cerevisiae RNR1) has translation MYVYKRDGRKEPVRFDKITARVQRLCYGLNPNHVEPVAITQKVISGVYQGVTTIELDNLAAEIAATMTTIHPDYAVLAARIAVSNLHKQTTKQYSKVSKDLYEYINPKTGLHSPMISKETYDIIMEHEDELNSAIVYDRDFSYNYFGFKTLERSYLLRINGKVAERPQHLIMRVAVGIHGNDIPRVIETYNLMSQRFFTHGSPCLFNAGTPRPQMSSCFLLAMKDDSIEGIYDTLKSCALISKSAGGIGLHIHNIRSTGAYIAGTNGTSNGIIPMVRVFNNTARYVDQGGNKRPGAFALYLEPWHSDIFDFIDIRKNHGKEEIRARDLFPALWIPDLFMKRVEQNGDWTLFSPNEAPGLADVYGDEFEELYTRYEKENRGRQTIKAQKLWYAILGAQTETGTPFMLYKDSCNNKSNQKNLGIIKSSNLCCEIVEYSAPDEVAVCNLASIALPSFVESDQSNTWYNFDKLHDVTKVVTRNLNRVIDRNHYPVPEAERSNMRHRPIALGVQGLADAFMELRLPFDSQEARELNIQIFETIYHAAVEASVELAKEEGAYETYPGSPASQGLLQFDLWNRKPTELWDWDTLKQNLAKHGMRNSLLVAPMPTASTSQILGNNECFEPYTSNIYSRRVLAGEFQIVNPYLLKDLVDLGVWNDAMKSSIIANNGSIQALPNIPDEIKALYKTVWEISQKHIIDMAADRAAFIDQSQSLNIHIKDPTMGKLTSMHFYGWKKGLKTGMYYLRTQAASAAIQFTIDQKIVETAGHTVANLDKLNIKKYVNKGRVDAENTSDTPYKSPSTEPTSLESSVADLKIKDEGEKPAEDKSIEEIENDIYSAKVIACAIDNPESCTMCSG, from the coding sequence ATGTATGTTTATAAGAGAGATGGCCGTAAAGAGCCAGTACGTTTTGACAAAATCACCGCTAGAGTTCAAAGATTATGTTACGGtttaaatccaaatcaCGTTGAACCAGTTGCTATTACCCAAAAAGTTATATCAGGTGTTTACCAGGGGGTTACTACTATCGAGTTGGATAACTTGGCTGCAGAAATTGCTGCTACAATGACAACAATTCATCCTGATTATGCTGTGTTAGCCGCTAGAATTGCCGTATCAAATTTACACAAGCAAACCACCAAACAGTATTCCAAAGTATCTAAGGATTTATATGAGTATATTAATCCTAAGACTGGGTTGCACTCTCCTATGATTTCCAAGGAAACCTATGACATTATTATGGAACACGAAGATGAATTAAACTCGGCCATTGTTTACGACAGAGATTTTAGCTACAATTATTTTGGGTTCAAAACTTTGGAAAGATCTTATTTGTTACGTATCAACGGTAAGGTTGCCGAAAGACCCCAACATTTGATCATGAGAGTCGCTGTTGGTATCCACGGTAATGATATACCAAGAGTCATTGAAACCTATAACTTGATGTCTCAAAGATTCTTTACCCATGGTTCTCCTTGCTTGTTCAATGCTGGTACACCAAGACCCCAAATGTCTTCATGCTTCTTGCTTGCTATGAAGGATGATTCTATTGAAGGTATATATGATACTTTAAAATCGTGTgctttgatttcaaaaagtGCAGGAGGGATTGGTTTACATATCCACAACATTCGTTCTACTGGTGCTTACATTGCTGGTACCAATGGTACTTCTAATGGTATTATTCCAATGGTAAGAGTGTTCAATAACACTGCACGTTATGTTGATCAAGGTGGTAACAAAAGACCTGGTGCCTTTGCCTTGTACTTAGAACCATGGCACAGTGACatctttgatttcattGACATCAGAAAGAATCATGgtaaagaagaaatcagAGCCAGAGATTTGTTCCCAGCTTTATGGATTCCAGACTTGTTCATGAAAAGAGTCGAACAAAACGGTGATTGGACTTTGTTCTCACCAAATGAGGCCCCAGGTTTGGCTGATGTTTACGGTGACGAATTCGAAGAATTATATACCAGATacgaaaaagaaaaccgTGGCAGACAGACCATCAAGGCCCAAAAATTGTGGTACGCTATCTTGGGAGCTCAAACAGAAACGGGTACTCCATTTATGTTGTACAAAGATTCATGTAACAACAAATCCAACCAAAAGAACTTGGGTATTATTAAATCTTCCAACTTATGTtgtgaaattgttgaatattCTGCTCCAGATGAAGTCGCCGTTTGTAACTTGGCCTCCATTGCTTTACCATCATTTGTTGAAAGCGATCAAAGTAATACTTGGTACAACTTTGATAAGTTACATGATGTCACCAAGGTAGTCACCCGTAACTTGAACAGAGTTATTGACCGCAACCATTACCCAGTTCCAGAAGCCGAAAGATCAAATATGAGACACAGACCAATTGCTTTGGGTGTTCAAGGTTTGGCTGATGCCTTTATGGAATTGAGATTACCATTTGACTCCCAAGAAGCCAGAGAATTAAACATTCAAATTTTCGAGACTATTTACCATGCTGCTGTTGAAGCTTCTGTTGAATTGGCTAAAGAAGAAGGTGCCTACGAAACTTATCCAGGCTCCCCTGCCTCTCAAGGTTTATTACAGTTTGATTTATGGAACAGAAAACCAACTGAATTATGGGATTGGGATacattaaaacaaaatttggCTAAGCATGGTATGAGAAACTCCTTATTAGTTGCTCCAATGCCTACTGCTTCTACATCACAAATTTTGGGTAACAATGAGTGTTTCGAACCATACACTTCTAACATTTACTCCAGAAGAGTGTTAGCAGGagaatttcaaattgtcAATCCATATTTGTTGAAGGATTTGGTTGATTTGGGTGTCTGGAATGATGCTATGAAAAGTAGTATTATTGCTAACAACGGTTCTATTCAAGCTTTGCCAAACATTCCTGATGAAATTAAGGCATTGTACAAGACTGTCTGGGAAATCTCACAAAAGCATATTATCGACATGGCTGCTGATAGAGCTGCATTTATTGATCAATCTCAATCATTAAACATTCACATCAAAGACCCAACAATGGGTAAGTTGACCAGTATGCATTTCTATGGTTGGAAGAAAGGTTTGAAGACTGGTATGTATTACTTGAGAACACAAGCTGCCAGTGCTGCTATTCAATTTACCATTGATCAAAAGATTGTTGAAACTGCAGGTCATACAGTTGCAAACTTGgacaaattgaatattaaaaaatatgttAATAAAGGAAGAGTTGATGCTGAGAATACCAGCGATACTCCATACAAGTCGCCATCAACCGAACCAACCTCGTTAGAAAGCTCAGTTGCTGActtgaaaataaaagatGAAGGTGAAAAACCAGCTGAAGACAAGTccattgaagaaattgaaaatgacaTTTACAGTGCTAAAGTTATTGCATGTGCTATTGATAACCCAGAGTCTTGTACTATGTGTTCTGGTTAA
- a CDS encoding hypothetical membrane protein, conserved (1 probable transmembrane helix predicted by TMHMM2.0 at aa 9-31), with protein sequence MFTKTLKYIILAFLISTHKTLPFAYVIRFYYQAFRGFFAHRFHYNATKKNSFGYDSPKDLFTWVTLNSYVTPLEIDMYMHKSNSTYFLDLDIARTKLLTRLFQTYWWSCYDNENGKFKKSHTLANVPYVPVGTVQCQFKRELKPFEKYKISSRILAWDRKWLFVISKFVTAENKVNAIAITKYVFKVGRLTIAPEEYLRHCNFLNEENERINEKNFQLVKYLVDVEDIEKIAEAAT encoded by the coding sequence ATGTTTACAAAGACATTGAAATACATTATCCTAGCCTTTCTTATATCAACTCATAAAACATTACCGTTTGCATATGTGATTCGTTTCTATTACCAAGCTTTCCGTGGGTTCTTTGCCCATAGATTCCATTACAATGCTACTAAGAAGAATTCCTTTGGCTATGATTCACCTAAAGATTTGTTCACCTGGGTTACTTTGAATTCCTATGTTACTCCATTAGAAATAGATATGTACATGCATAAACTGAACTCAACTTActttttggatttggatATTGCTAGAACCAAATTGTTGACCAGATTATTTCAAACTTACTGGTGGTCTTGCtatgataatgaaaatggcAAATTTAAAAAGTCTCATACTTTAGCCAATGTCCCATACGTGCCAGTTGGAACTGTTCAATGCCAATTTAAACGCGAATTGAAACcgtttgaaaaatataaaattagCTCAAGAATATTAGCCTGGGATAGGAAATGGTTATTCGTCATTTCTAAATTTGTAACTGCTGAGAATAAAGTTAATGCGATTGCAATTACCAAATATGTTTTCAAAGTCGGTCGTCTTACTATTGCCCCGGAAGAGTATCTTAGACACTGTAACTTCTTGAAcgaagaaaatgaaagaattaaCGAAAAGAACTTTCAATTGGTTAAGTATTTAGTTGACGTCGAAGATATAGAGAAGATAGCTGAAGCCGCTACATAA